One Melospiza georgiana isolate bMelGeo1 chromosome 12, bMelGeo1.pri, whole genome shotgun sequence genomic window carries:
- the KIF4A gene encoding chromosome-associated kinesin KIF4A isoform X3: MMREDEKGIPVRVALRCRPLVPKETSEGCQTCLSFVPGEPQVVVGNDKAFTYDYVFDPSVEQEEVFNTAVSPLVRGIFKGYNATVLAYGQTGSGKTYSMGGTYTANQEHEPSVGVIPRVIKLLFEEKQQRHDWDFVLKVSYLEIYNEDILDLLCPSRERSPISIREDPKEGIKIVGLTERNVTCAQETVSCLEQGNNCRTVGSTAMNSQSSRSHAIFTIFIDQKKKNDKNCSFHCKLHLVDLAGSERQKKTKAEGDRLKEGININRGLLCLGNVISALGEENKKGGFVPYRDSKLTRLLQDSLGGNSHTLMIACVSPADSNLEETLNTLRYADRARKIKNKPIVNVDPQAAELHQLKQQVQQLQVLLLQAHGGTLPVALNGLAPSESLQSLMEKNQSLQEEIQKLSQGLSEAAGQTAQMLERIILTEQENEKMYAKLEQLQHHAVCKLDLQKMVETVEDEEFKENVEVIRNLQQVLAELQSESAAATEAAAELPNSEQDSPGGAEVAQEPKRASDFSTQHALRQAQLSRELLELNKALTLKEALAKKMSQNDTQLGPIQSQYETNIRDLELEVSNLQKEKEELILALQMAKKDINQAKLSERRRKRLQELEAQITELKKKLNEQSKLLKLKESTEHTVSKLNQEIREMKQQRVQLMRQMKEDTEKFRQWKQQKDKEVIQLKEKDRKRQYELLKLERDFQKQANVLRRKTEEAAAANKRLKDALQRQKEVADKRKETQNRGMEGIATRIKSWLANEVEVLVSTEEARRHLADLLEDRKILAKELLQLKEKKDAGENPPPKLRRRTYCLAELQALDTDVSVSKQIESLETEMELRSAQIADLQQKLLDADNGDRAKQHWDSIATLLEAKCALKYLLAELVSSKVRESKLQSSLQQSQASCSDVQKMLMEERNHMAEVEAELQNQILVQEQQHQEKVLYLLSQFQQKEAAEKRLEDSLNEQEKQLQERLRFQEEELKKMREICEKNQELLRENDTLKQKLLLLQVASGQKIQHIQQRPPESPDSSFDYVPPKPKCRRQTTAKPRAPSPEVDVEDLLSDPGELEDSDWLPGKAGRGTRKNLMGCSCKGRCGNRQCGCRRQKLGCTDGCSCAAATCRNRERGLETTTCEEHKRDSEGSLKLEDPTEVKAEETFFQPVCVTPTNKVLQDLTEQEVLLKIPSTAASLLGRDEESQENQNPFGRRKKRMLSSNISFFSGCTPIKE, from the exons ATGATGCGAGAGGACGAGAAGGGCATCCCGGTGCGCGTGGCGCTGCGCTGCCGGCCGCTGGTGCCCAAGGAGACCAGCGAGGGCTGCCAGACGTGCCTGTCCTTCGTGCCCGGCGAGCCTCAG GTCGTGGTGGGCAATGACAAAGCCTTCACCTACGACTACGTGTTCGACCCGTCCgtggagcaggaggaggtttTCAACACCGCGGTGTCGCCTCTGGTCCGTGGCATCTTCAAAG GATACAATGCCACTGTCTTGGCCTACGGACAGACGGGGTCAGGGAAAACCTATTCCATGGGAGGCACCTACACTGCCAACCAGGAGCATGAGCCCAGCGTGGGGGTCATCCCCAGGGTCATCAAGCTGCTCTTTGAGGAGAAACAGCAAAGGCACGATTGGGACTTCGTCCTCAAAGTTTCTTATTTGGAG ATTTACAACGAGGACATCCTGGACCTGCTGTGCCCCTCCCGAGAGCGCTCCCCCATCAGCATCCGGGAGGACCCCAAGGAAGGCATCAag ATTGTGGGGTTGACAGAAAGAAATGTCACCTGTGCCCAAGAGACCGtgtcctgcctggagcaggggaacAACTGCAGAACTGTGGGATCCACGGCCATGAATTCCCAGTCCTCCAGATCCCATGCCATCTTCACCATCTTCATTgatcagaagaagaaaaatgacaa GAATTGCAGTTTTCACTGCAAGTTACACCTGGTAGACCTTGCTGGCTCTGAGAGACAGAAGAAGACCAAGGCTGAGGGAGACAGACTCAAAGAAG GAATCAACATCAACAGAGGCCTCCTGTGCCTGGGGAATGTCATCAGTGCTCTGGGAGAGGAGAATAAAAAGGGAGGCTTTGTCCCCTACAGAGACTCCAAGCTGACCAGGCTGCTGCAAG aCTCCTTGGGTGGGAACAGCCACACTCTGATGATTGCCTGTGTGAGCCCAGCAGATTCCAACCTGGAGGAGACCCTGAACACTCTGCGTTATGCTGACAGGGCCAGGAAGATCAAAAACAAACCCATTGTCAACGTGGACCCccaggcagctgagctgcaccAGCTGAAGCAGCAG gtccagcagctccaggtgttGCTGCTCCAGGCCCATGGAGGGACCCTGCCTGTGGCTCTCAA TGGTTTGGCCCCCTCAGAGAGCCTCCAATCCCTGATGGAGAAGAACCAATCCCTGCAAGAGGAGATCCAGAAGCTGAGCCAGGGGCTGAGTGAGGCTGCTGGGCAAACAGCACAGATGCTGGAGAGGATCATCCTG ACAGAGCAAGAAAATGAGAAGATGTATGCAAAActagagcagctccagcaccatgCTGT GTGCAAGTTGGATCTGCAGAAGATGGTGGAGACCGTGGAAGATGAAGAGTTCAAGGAAAATGTGGAGGTGATCAGGAacctgcagcaggtgctggctgagctgcag AGTgaaagtgctgctgccacagaagctgctgcagagctgccaaacTCTGAACAGGATTCTCCAGGT ggagcagaagtGGCCCAGGAACCCAAGAGAGCCTCTGACTTCAGCACCCAACACGCCCTGCGCCAGGCACAGCtctccagggagctgctggagctcaaCAAAGCCCTGACTCTGAAAGAGGCCCTAGCCAAAAAGATGTCTCAAAATGATACTCAGCTGGGGCCCATTCAGTCTCAGTATGAG ACGAATATCAGGGATCTGGAATTGGAGGTCAGCAActtgcagaaggaaaaggaggagctgATCCTTGCTCTGCAAATGGCAAAGAAAGACATCAACCAGGCCAA gctgagcgAGCGGCGCCGGAAaaggctccaggagctggaagCACAAATTACTGAGCTCAAGAAGAAGCTGAATGAGCAATCCAAGCTCTTGAAGCTGAAGGAATCCACAGAGCACACAGTGTCCAAACTGAACCAGGAGATCAGG GAAATGAAGCAGCAAAGGGTACAGCTGATGCGTCAGATGAAAGAGGACACTGAGAAATTCAGGCAGtggaagcagcagaaggacAAGGAGGTGAtccagctgaaggaaaag GACCGTAAGAGACAATATGAGCTCCtcaagctggagagggatttccAGAAGCAGGCCAACGTCCTTCGGCGCAAAACAGAGGAG gcagcagctgccaacaAACGCCTCAAGGATGCTCTGCAGAGGCAGAAGGAGGTGGCAGATAAACGGAAGGAGACCCAAAATCGGGGCATGGAAGGAATTGCTACACGAATTAAG AGCTGGCTTGCAAACGAAGTCGAGGTTCTTGTCAGCACTGAGGAAGCTCGAAGACACCTGGCAGACCTGCTGGAGGACAGGAAAATCCTTGCAAAAGAGCTCCTTcagctgaaagagaagaaagatgcTGGAGAAAACCCCCCTCCAAAGCTGCGG aggcGCACGtactgcctggctgagctgcaggctctggacACGGATGTCTCTGTCTCCAAGCAGATTGAGAGCCTGGAAACAGAGATGGAGCTCAG GAGTGCCCAGATAGCAGATTTGCAGCAGAAACTCCTGGATGCAGACAATGGAGATCGGGCCaagcagcactgggacagcatTGCCACCCTCCTGGAGGCCAAATGTGCTCTGAAGTATCTCCTGGCAGAG CTGGTCTCCTCCAAAGTGCGGGAGAGCaaactgcagagcagcctgcagcagagccaggccagCTGCTCTGATGTGCAGAAGATGCTCATGGAAGAGAGAAACCACATGGCAGAGGTGGAGGCAGAGCTCCAAAATCAGATTTTGGTGCAGGAACAGCAACACCAGGAAAAG GTTCTGTACCTGCTCAGCCAATTCCagcagaaggaagcagcagagaagaGGTTGGAAGATTCCCTGAACGAGCAGGAGAAACAACTGCAGGAGCGACTGCGGTTCCag gaggaagagctgaaaaaaatgagagagatCTGTGAGAAGAACCAGGAACTCCTCCGGGAAAATGACACTCTGAAACAG AAACTGCTGCTCCTCCAAGTTGCCAGTGGCCAGAAGATCCAGCACATCCAGCAAAGGCCACCTGAGTCTCCAGACTCTTCTTTTGATTATGTTCCACCCAAA CCCAAGTGCCGCCGGCAGACGACGGCCAAGCCCCGAGCGCCCAGCCCTGAGGTGGATGTGGAGGATCTGCTCTCTGACCCTGGGGAGCTGGAGGATTCTGACTGGCTTCCTGGGAAAGCAGGCAGAGGAACCAGGAAAAACCTCATGGGG tgCTCGTGCAAGGGCCGCTGTGGGAACAGGcagtgtggctgcaggaggcagaagTTGGGATGCACCGACGGCTGCAGCTGCGCCGCGGCCACGTGCAGGAACAGGGAGCGGGGCCTG gagaCCACAACATGTGAGGAGCACAAAAGGGACTCAGAGGGGTCCTTGAAGCTGGAAGACCCCACGGAGGTGAAAGCAGAAGAGACCTTCTTCCAGCCCGTGTGTGTCACTCCAACCAACAAG GTCCTGCAGGACctcacagagcaggaggtgctccTGAAgattcccagcactgctgcctccctgctcgGGAGGGATGAGGAGTCCCAGGAGAACCAGAACCCCtttgggaggaggaagaagaggatgCTGAGCAGCAACATCAGCTTCTTCTCAGGCTGCACCCCCATCAAGGAGTAG
- the KIF4A gene encoding chromosome-associated kinesin KIF4A isoform X2: MMREDEKGIPVRVALRCRPLVPKETSEGCQTCLSFVPGEPQVVVGNDKAFTYDYVFDPSVEQEEVFNTAVSPLVRGIFKGYNATVLAYGQTGSGKTYSMGGTYTANQEHEPSVGVIPRVIKLLFEEKQQRHDWDFVLKVSYLEIYNEDILDLLCPSRERSPISIREDPKEGIKIVGLTERNVTCAQETVSCLEQGNNCRTVGSTAMNSQSSRSHAIFTIFIDQKKKNDKNCSFHCKLHLVDLAGSERQKKTKAEGDRLKEGININRGLLCLGNVISALGEENKKGGFVPYRDSKLTRLLQDSLGGNSHTLMIACVSPADSNLEETLNTLRYADRARKIKNKPIVNVDPQAAELHQLKQQVQQLQVLLLQAHGGTLPVALNGLAPSESLQSLMEKNQSLQEEIQKLSQGLSEAAGQTAQMLERIILTEQENEKMYAKLEQLQHHAVCKLDLQKMVETVEDEEFKENVEVIRNLQQVLAELQSESAAATEAAAELPNSEQDSPGGAEVAQEPKRASDFSTQHALRQAQLSRELLELNKALTLKEALAKKMSQNDTQLGPIQSQYETNIRDLELEVSNLQKEKEELILALQMAKKDINQAKLSERRRKRLQELEAQITELKKKLNEQSKLLKLKESTEHTVSKLNQEIREMKQQRVQLMRQMKEDTEKFRQWKQQKDKEVIQLKEKDRKRQYELLKLERDFQKQANVLRRKTEEAAAANKRLKDALQRQKEVADKRKETQNRGMEGIATRIKSWLANEVEVLVSTEEARRHLADLLEDRKILAKELLQLKEKKDAGENPPPKLRRRTYCLAELQALDTDVSVSKQIESLETEMELRSAQIADLQQKLLDADNGDRAKQHWDSIATLLEAKCALKYLLAELVSSKVRESKLQSSLQQSQASCSDVQKMLMEERNHMAEVEAELQNQILVQEQQHQEKVLYLLSQFQQKEAAEKRLEDSLNEQEKQLQERLRFQEEELKKMREICEKNQELLRENDTLKQKLLLLQVASGQKIQHIQQRPPESPDSSFDYVPPKPKCRRQTTAKPRAPSPEVDVEDLLSDPGELEDSDWLPGKAGRGTRKNLMGCSCKGRCGNRQCGCRRQKLGCTDGCSCAAATCRNRERGLVSTTTCEEHKRDSEGSLKLEDPTEVKAEETFFQPVCVTPTNKVLQDLTEQEVLLKIPSTAASLLGRDEESQENQNPFGRRKKRMLSSNISFFSGCTPIKE, translated from the exons ATGATGCGAGAGGACGAGAAGGGCATCCCGGTGCGCGTGGCGCTGCGCTGCCGGCCGCTGGTGCCCAAGGAGACCAGCGAGGGCTGCCAGACGTGCCTGTCCTTCGTGCCCGGCGAGCCTCAG GTCGTGGTGGGCAATGACAAAGCCTTCACCTACGACTACGTGTTCGACCCGTCCgtggagcaggaggaggtttTCAACACCGCGGTGTCGCCTCTGGTCCGTGGCATCTTCAAAG GATACAATGCCACTGTCTTGGCCTACGGACAGACGGGGTCAGGGAAAACCTATTCCATGGGAGGCACCTACACTGCCAACCAGGAGCATGAGCCCAGCGTGGGGGTCATCCCCAGGGTCATCAAGCTGCTCTTTGAGGAGAAACAGCAAAGGCACGATTGGGACTTCGTCCTCAAAGTTTCTTATTTGGAG ATTTACAACGAGGACATCCTGGACCTGCTGTGCCCCTCCCGAGAGCGCTCCCCCATCAGCATCCGGGAGGACCCCAAGGAAGGCATCAag ATTGTGGGGTTGACAGAAAGAAATGTCACCTGTGCCCAAGAGACCGtgtcctgcctggagcaggggaacAACTGCAGAACTGTGGGATCCACGGCCATGAATTCCCAGTCCTCCAGATCCCATGCCATCTTCACCATCTTCATTgatcagaagaagaaaaatgacaa GAATTGCAGTTTTCACTGCAAGTTACACCTGGTAGACCTTGCTGGCTCTGAGAGACAGAAGAAGACCAAGGCTGAGGGAGACAGACTCAAAGAAG GAATCAACATCAACAGAGGCCTCCTGTGCCTGGGGAATGTCATCAGTGCTCTGGGAGAGGAGAATAAAAAGGGAGGCTTTGTCCCCTACAGAGACTCCAAGCTGACCAGGCTGCTGCAAG aCTCCTTGGGTGGGAACAGCCACACTCTGATGATTGCCTGTGTGAGCCCAGCAGATTCCAACCTGGAGGAGACCCTGAACACTCTGCGTTATGCTGACAGGGCCAGGAAGATCAAAAACAAACCCATTGTCAACGTGGACCCccaggcagctgagctgcaccAGCTGAAGCAGCAG gtccagcagctccaggtgttGCTGCTCCAGGCCCATGGAGGGACCCTGCCTGTGGCTCTCAA TGGTTTGGCCCCCTCAGAGAGCCTCCAATCCCTGATGGAGAAGAACCAATCCCTGCAAGAGGAGATCCAGAAGCTGAGCCAGGGGCTGAGTGAGGCTGCTGGGCAAACAGCACAGATGCTGGAGAGGATCATCCTG ACAGAGCAAGAAAATGAGAAGATGTATGCAAAActagagcagctccagcaccatgCTGT GTGCAAGTTGGATCTGCAGAAGATGGTGGAGACCGTGGAAGATGAAGAGTTCAAGGAAAATGTGGAGGTGATCAGGAacctgcagcaggtgctggctgagctgcag AGTgaaagtgctgctgccacagaagctgctgcagagctgccaaacTCTGAACAGGATTCTCCAGGT ggagcagaagtGGCCCAGGAACCCAAGAGAGCCTCTGACTTCAGCACCCAACACGCCCTGCGCCAGGCACAGCtctccagggagctgctggagctcaaCAAAGCCCTGACTCTGAAAGAGGCCCTAGCCAAAAAGATGTCTCAAAATGATACTCAGCTGGGGCCCATTCAGTCTCAGTATGAG ACGAATATCAGGGATCTGGAATTGGAGGTCAGCAActtgcagaaggaaaaggaggagctgATCCTTGCTCTGCAAATGGCAAAGAAAGACATCAACCAGGCCAA gctgagcgAGCGGCGCCGGAAaaggctccaggagctggaagCACAAATTACTGAGCTCAAGAAGAAGCTGAATGAGCAATCCAAGCTCTTGAAGCTGAAGGAATCCACAGAGCACACAGTGTCCAAACTGAACCAGGAGATCAGG GAAATGAAGCAGCAAAGGGTACAGCTGATGCGTCAGATGAAAGAGGACACTGAGAAATTCAGGCAGtggaagcagcagaaggacAAGGAGGTGAtccagctgaaggaaaag GACCGTAAGAGACAATATGAGCTCCtcaagctggagagggatttccAGAAGCAGGCCAACGTCCTTCGGCGCAAAACAGAGGAG gcagcagctgccaacaAACGCCTCAAGGATGCTCTGCAGAGGCAGAAGGAGGTGGCAGATAAACGGAAGGAGACCCAAAATCGGGGCATGGAAGGAATTGCTACACGAATTAAG AGCTGGCTTGCAAACGAAGTCGAGGTTCTTGTCAGCACTGAGGAAGCTCGAAGACACCTGGCAGACCTGCTGGAGGACAGGAAAATCCTTGCAAAAGAGCTCCTTcagctgaaagagaagaaagatgcTGGAGAAAACCCCCCTCCAAAGCTGCGG aggcGCACGtactgcctggctgagctgcaggctctggacACGGATGTCTCTGTCTCCAAGCAGATTGAGAGCCTGGAAACAGAGATGGAGCTCAG GAGTGCCCAGATAGCAGATTTGCAGCAGAAACTCCTGGATGCAGACAATGGAGATCGGGCCaagcagcactgggacagcatTGCCACCCTCCTGGAGGCCAAATGTGCTCTGAAGTATCTCCTGGCAGAG CTGGTCTCCTCCAAAGTGCGGGAGAGCaaactgcagagcagcctgcagcagagccaggccagCTGCTCTGATGTGCAGAAGATGCTCATGGAAGAGAGAAACCACATGGCAGAGGTGGAGGCAGAGCTCCAAAATCAGATTTTGGTGCAGGAACAGCAACACCAGGAAAAG GTTCTGTACCTGCTCAGCCAATTCCagcagaaggaagcagcagagaagaGGTTGGAAGATTCCCTGAACGAGCAGGAGAAACAACTGCAGGAGCGACTGCGGTTCCag gaggaagagctgaaaaaaatgagagagatCTGTGAGAAGAACCAGGAACTCCTCCGGGAAAATGACACTCTGAAACAG AAACTGCTGCTCCTCCAAGTTGCCAGTGGCCAGAAGATCCAGCACATCCAGCAAAGGCCACCTGAGTCTCCAGACTCTTCTTTTGATTATGTTCCACCCAAA CCCAAGTGCCGCCGGCAGACGACGGCCAAGCCCCGAGCGCCCAGCCCTGAGGTGGATGTGGAGGATCTGCTCTCTGACCCTGGGGAGCTGGAGGATTCTGACTGGCTTCCTGGGAAAGCAGGCAGAGGAACCAGGAAAAACCTCATGGGG tgCTCGTGCAAGGGCCGCTGTGGGAACAGGcagtgtggctgcaggaggcagaagTTGGGATGCACCGACGGCTGCAGCTGCGCCGCGGCCACGTGCAGGAACAGGGAGCGGGGCCTGGtgagt aCCACAACATGTGAGGAGCACAAAAGGGACTCAGAGGGGTCCTTGAAGCTGGAAGACCCCACGGAGGTGAAAGCAGAAGAGACCTTCTTCCAGCCCGTGTGTGTCACTCCAACCAACAAG GTCCTGCAGGACctcacagagcaggaggtgctccTGAAgattcccagcactgctgcctccctgctcgGGAGGGATGAGGAGTCCCAGGAGAACCAGAACCCCtttgggaggaggaagaagaggatgCTGAGCAGCAACATCAGCTTCTTCTCAGGCTGCACCCCCATCAAGGAGTAG
- the KIF4A gene encoding chromosome-associated kinesin KIF4A isoform X1, translating into MMREDEKGIPVRVALRCRPLVPKETSEGCQTCLSFVPGEPQVVVGNDKAFTYDYVFDPSVEQEEVFNTAVSPLVRGIFKGYNATVLAYGQTGSGKTYSMGGTYTANQEHEPSVGVIPRVIKLLFEEKQQRHDWDFVLKVSYLEIYNEDILDLLCPSRERSPISIREDPKEGIKIVGLTERNVTCAQETVSCLEQGNNCRTVGSTAMNSQSSRSHAIFTIFIDQKKKNDKNCSFHCKLHLVDLAGSERQKKTKAEGDRLKEGININRGLLCLGNVISALGEENKKGGFVPYRDSKLTRLLQDSLGGNSHTLMIACVSPADSNLEETLNTLRYADRARKIKNKPIVNVDPQAAELHQLKQQVQQLQVLLLQAHGGTLPVALNGLAPSESLQSLMEKNQSLQEEIQKLSQGLSEAAGQTAQMLERIILTEQENEKMYAKLEQLQHHAVCKLDLQKMVETVEDEEFKENVEVIRNLQQVLAELQSESAAATEAAAELPNSEQDSPGGAEVAQEPKRASDFSTQHALRQAQLSRELLELNKALTLKEALAKKMSQNDTQLGPIQSQYETNIRDLELEVSNLQKEKEELILALQMAKKDINQAKLSERRRKRLQELEAQITELKKKLNEQSKLLKLKESTEHTVSKLNQEIREMKQQRVQLMRQMKEDTEKFRQWKQQKDKEVIQLKEKDRKRQYELLKLERDFQKQANVLRRKTEEAAAANKRLKDALQRQKEVADKRKETQNRGMEGIATRIKSWLANEVEVLVSTEEARRHLADLLEDRKILAKELLQLKEKKDAGENPPPKLRRRTYCLAELQALDTDVSVSKQIESLETEMELRSAQIADLQQKLLDADNGDRAKQHWDSIATLLEAKCALKYLLAELVSSKVRESKLQSSLQQSQASCSDVQKMLMEERNHMAEVEAELQNQILVQEQQHQEKVLYLLSQFQQKEAAEKRLEDSLNEQEKQLQERLRFQEEELKKMREICEKNQELLRENDTLKQKLLLLQVASGQKIQHIQQRPPESPDSSFDYVPPKVRGCTDCPKCRRQTTAKPRAPSPEVDVEDLLSDPGELEDSDWLPGKAGRGTRKNLMGCSCKGRCGNRQCGCRRQKLGCTDGCSCAAATCRNRERGLVSTTTCEEHKRDSEGSLKLEDPTEVKAEETFFQPVCVTPTNKVLQDLTEQEVLLKIPSTAASLLGRDEESQENQNPFGRRKKRMLSSNISFFSGCTPIKE; encoded by the exons ATGATGCGAGAGGACGAGAAGGGCATCCCGGTGCGCGTGGCGCTGCGCTGCCGGCCGCTGGTGCCCAAGGAGACCAGCGAGGGCTGCCAGACGTGCCTGTCCTTCGTGCCCGGCGAGCCTCAG GTCGTGGTGGGCAATGACAAAGCCTTCACCTACGACTACGTGTTCGACCCGTCCgtggagcaggaggaggtttTCAACACCGCGGTGTCGCCTCTGGTCCGTGGCATCTTCAAAG GATACAATGCCACTGTCTTGGCCTACGGACAGACGGGGTCAGGGAAAACCTATTCCATGGGAGGCACCTACACTGCCAACCAGGAGCATGAGCCCAGCGTGGGGGTCATCCCCAGGGTCATCAAGCTGCTCTTTGAGGAGAAACAGCAAAGGCACGATTGGGACTTCGTCCTCAAAGTTTCTTATTTGGAG ATTTACAACGAGGACATCCTGGACCTGCTGTGCCCCTCCCGAGAGCGCTCCCCCATCAGCATCCGGGAGGACCCCAAGGAAGGCATCAag ATTGTGGGGTTGACAGAAAGAAATGTCACCTGTGCCCAAGAGACCGtgtcctgcctggagcaggggaacAACTGCAGAACTGTGGGATCCACGGCCATGAATTCCCAGTCCTCCAGATCCCATGCCATCTTCACCATCTTCATTgatcagaagaagaaaaatgacaa GAATTGCAGTTTTCACTGCAAGTTACACCTGGTAGACCTTGCTGGCTCTGAGAGACAGAAGAAGACCAAGGCTGAGGGAGACAGACTCAAAGAAG GAATCAACATCAACAGAGGCCTCCTGTGCCTGGGGAATGTCATCAGTGCTCTGGGAGAGGAGAATAAAAAGGGAGGCTTTGTCCCCTACAGAGACTCCAAGCTGACCAGGCTGCTGCAAG aCTCCTTGGGTGGGAACAGCCACACTCTGATGATTGCCTGTGTGAGCCCAGCAGATTCCAACCTGGAGGAGACCCTGAACACTCTGCGTTATGCTGACAGGGCCAGGAAGATCAAAAACAAACCCATTGTCAACGTGGACCCccaggcagctgagctgcaccAGCTGAAGCAGCAG gtccagcagctccaggtgttGCTGCTCCAGGCCCATGGAGGGACCCTGCCTGTGGCTCTCAA TGGTTTGGCCCCCTCAGAGAGCCTCCAATCCCTGATGGAGAAGAACCAATCCCTGCAAGAGGAGATCCAGAAGCTGAGCCAGGGGCTGAGTGAGGCTGCTGGGCAAACAGCACAGATGCTGGAGAGGATCATCCTG ACAGAGCAAGAAAATGAGAAGATGTATGCAAAActagagcagctccagcaccatgCTGT GTGCAAGTTGGATCTGCAGAAGATGGTGGAGACCGTGGAAGATGAAGAGTTCAAGGAAAATGTGGAGGTGATCAGGAacctgcagcaggtgctggctgagctgcag AGTgaaagtgctgctgccacagaagctgctgcagagctgccaaacTCTGAACAGGATTCTCCAGGT ggagcagaagtGGCCCAGGAACCCAAGAGAGCCTCTGACTTCAGCACCCAACACGCCCTGCGCCAGGCACAGCtctccagggagctgctggagctcaaCAAAGCCCTGACTCTGAAAGAGGCCCTAGCCAAAAAGATGTCTCAAAATGATACTCAGCTGGGGCCCATTCAGTCTCAGTATGAG ACGAATATCAGGGATCTGGAATTGGAGGTCAGCAActtgcagaaggaaaaggaggagctgATCCTTGCTCTGCAAATGGCAAAGAAAGACATCAACCAGGCCAA gctgagcgAGCGGCGCCGGAAaaggctccaggagctggaagCACAAATTACTGAGCTCAAGAAGAAGCTGAATGAGCAATCCAAGCTCTTGAAGCTGAAGGAATCCACAGAGCACACAGTGTCCAAACTGAACCAGGAGATCAGG GAAATGAAGCAGCAAAGGGTACAGCTGATGCGTCAGATGAAAGAGGACACTGAGAAATTCAGGCAGtggaagcagcagaaggacAAGGAGGTGAtccagctgaaggaaaag GACCGTAAGAGACAATATGAGCTCCtcaagctggagagggatttccAGAAGCAGGCCAACGTCCTTCGGCGCAAAACAGAGGAG gcagcagctgccaacaAACGCCTCAAGGATGCTCTGCAGAGGCAGAAGGAGGTGGCAGATAAACGGAAGGAGACCCAAAATCGGGGCATGGAAGGAATTGCTACACGAATTAAG AGCTGGCTTGCAAACGAAGTCGAGGTTCTTGTCAGCACTGAGGAAGCTCGAAGACACCTGGCAGACCTGCTGGAGGACAGGAAAATCCTTGCAAAAGAGCTCCTTcagctgaaagagaagaaagatgcTGGAGAAAACCCCCCTCCAAAGCTGCGG aggcGCACGtactgcctggctgagctgcaggctctggacACGGATGTCTCTGTCTCCAAGCAGATTGAGAGCCTGGAAACAGAGATGGAGCTCAG GAGTGCCCAGATAGCAGATTTGCAGCAGAAACTCCTGGATGCAGACAATGGAGATCGGGCCaagcagcactgggacagcatTGCCACCCTCCTGGAGGCCAAATGTGCTCTGAAGTATCTCCTGGCAGAG CTGGTCTCCTCCAAAGTGCGGGAGAGCaaactgcagagcagcctgcagcagagccaggccagCTGCTCTGATGTGCAGAAGATGCTCATGGAAGAGAGAAACCACATGGCAGAGGTGGAGGCAGAGCTCCAAAATCAGATTTTGGTGCAGGAACAGCAACACCAGGAAAAG GTTCTGTACCTGCTCAGCCAATTCCagcagaaggaagcagcagagaagaGGTTGGAAGATTCCCTGAACGAGCAGGAGAAACAACTGCAGGAGCGACTGCGGTTCCag gaggaagagctgaaaaaaatgagagagatCTGTGAGAAGAACCAGGAACTCCTCCGGGAAAATGACACTCTGAAACAG AAACTGCTGCTCCTCCAAGTTGCCAGTGGCCAGAAGATCCAGCACATCCAGCAAAGGCCACCTGAGTCTCCAGACTCTTCTTTTGATTATGTTCCACCCAAAGtaagaggctgcacagattgT CCCAAGTGCCGCCGGCAGACGACGGCCAAGCCCCGAGCGCCCAGCCCTGAGGTGGATGTGGAGGATCTGCTCTCTGACCCTGGGGAGCTGGAGGATTCTGACTGGCTTCCTGGGAAAGCAGGCAGAGGAACCAGGAAAAACCTCATGGGG tgCTCGTGCAAGGGCCGCTGTGGGAACAGGcagtgtggctgcaggaggcagaagTTGGGATGCACCGACGGCTGCAGCTGCGCCGCGGCCACGTGCAGGAACAGGGAGCGGGGCCTGGtgagt aCCACAACATGTGAGGAGCACAAAAGGGACTCAGAGGGGTCCTTGAAGCTGGAAGACCCCACGGAGGTGAAAGCAGAAGAGACCTTCTTCCAGCCCGTGTGTGTCACTCCAACCAACAAG GTCCTGCAGGACctcacagagcaggaggtgctccTGAAgattcccagcactgctgcctccctgctcgGGAGGGATGAGGAGTCCCAGGAGAACCAGAACCCCtttgggaggaggaagaagaggatgCTGAGCAGCAACATCAGCTTCTTCTCAGGCTGCACCCCCATCAAGGAGTAG